Genomic segment of Deinococcus gobiensis I-0:
GCGTTGGAAACCGGTGCAGGCGGCCTTCCTCCTCAATCCCCCGGGCTATCAACCCCAACTGCACATTCACCAGGAGGCCCTGGACACATGGGCGTAGAGGAGACCTGGCCGCCCCCTCTGCCCGAGGTGGTCCAGAGCTGGCCCGTCCCCCGTGGGCAGAAGCACCGCCCTGCCCGGTGGGTCGGTGGGGACGGGGCGCAGTACCGCGCTTTCTTCCAGGGCGTGCTCGATGACGAGGGAGAGGACGCCCTCGCCCGGATCTGGAATGACGCCCCACGTTCGCCCCACGCGGCCGCGACCCGCTGGTACTGCCCTGGCGTGCCCATGTACGCCACCGATCTGCGGACGGAGGGCCCTTCACGCCCCCGGCACGGCTATCTGGTGCCCGCCCGTGCGGCGCTCCTTGCCCTCGACCACGGCCACGTCCTCTGCCGTACCCGCCCCCTGGAGCACCCGTGACCACACCCCCGATCAGCCCTGAATCGCCCGCAGCCGCCCCCAGACCACACGGCACGACCCTGCTCGACGAACTCACCGTCCACTTCGACTACAGCGGCGACCTGCCCGGCGGTGGGGGCACCTGGGGGGCTGTCTTCTCTTACGGCCCTCGCACCTGCGCCTTCGGGGGCCTCCTCGCCCCCGATCAGGCCTCCGAGGAAGGTGCGCTCGAAGAAACCCTCCGCCTCCTGGACCTCTTCAACATCCAGACCGTCACGCTCTTCACAGACAGCGCCGAGCTCTTCCGCAAGCGGCACACTACCCTCCCCACCGGCCGACAACTCCTCACCTGTCCACGCCGTACCCCCGATCACGTGCGTGCCCATGAACGCGCCCAGTCCTACCGCCAGCCCTATCAGACCCTCGCGAAGTGGCAGGCCCAGCTCACGGCTGTCCAGCCCCTCCCCGTCACGGCCCTCCCGACCCTCCCTCTCATGCCCACGCATCGTCGCCGCGCCGGCCGCCTCTTCGTCGCGCTCCGGCTCTCCGGCCACACGTACGAGACGTCCCTGGGCTCATATCGGAAGAAGGACCGGTCGCTCGTGCCGCATCTCCCCCCACAGATCATCCAGGCACGCCTGCGCAAGGCCCTGCTGCGACAGGGGGGGACCGGCATTCAACCCGTCGTGGATCTCCTCACGCAAGCGCTCTGGGACGACTTCCAGAAGCACCTCCCCACCCTCGCCCGGCAGAACAGTGTCCAGGGTGCGCCGCTCTACCCGCATCTTGCCCCTCTCCTGATCGTCCCCGCCACCCATGGCGCTGTCCACGAGCACCGGCCTGCATTGGACCAGGCTTGACATGCGCGGCAGGCGATCTTTCCATAGCCTTTTACAGCACCTCCGACACGGCCTGTACGCGCTCGTGAACAGGGGCGTTCCCCTTGGCCGTCAGCCACAAGCGCTCCAGTCACACCACGATCTTCCCGACGAGGACCGGAGGACATCTGGCCTCTGCGCGTTCTGCTTGACCCCCAGCGAGGCGCTCGACAGCGTCTGGCCGCTCTGTCCAACCTGCACGGCCGACCAGCAGGCCTGGGAGAACAACTTCAGCCTTCAGGGCACATGCACCGAGTGCGGGATGCCCCAGGTCGGCCTTAACAGTGGCGGCCTTTGCCACCCCTGTGTCCATGACTTCGATTTTGATGGCACCTGCCACGGCTGCGGCGCCCAGCGCCAAGACCTCAACCGCTGGAATGTCTGCCGCCGCTGCGCTCATGACGTTGAGCACCAGACCTTCCCCCGTGAGCCAGATCATCGCCCGGCCACTGAACGTTCTCTCCTGTGACAAGGGCTTCAGAGCCCAGGGGGCAGGCTGGCCCATCATGCGCACCCCTTTCCCCTTCGCACTCTTCGCACTCGCGTTGACCGGCTGCATGCCCGCCGCGACCACGAGCCTGACGCCACCCCCTACCCAGACCCAACTGTTCTGCGAAGGGCAGATGACGGGCCTCCTGAACAAGACCAGGGTCACCCTCACGCTCCTCCTCACCCCAGACGGCACCGCCAGTGGCCGCTTCGATGCCCAAGGCGACATCTTCGACGCCCAGGGCAAGGCCATCGTCCAGAATCTCGGCACGACCCTGACCTTCAACGACCTCTACCTCCAACTTACGCCCCGCACGCAGGGGAGCATGTCGCCTCAACTCGGCTTCAAGAAGGGCATGCTGAGCGACGTGCGCGATGTGGGCACGGTCCTCGGCGGGACCGCAGATGCCCTTGGCAACTTCAAAGGGGCCTTCAACGACGCTCAGGGCACCCACCTCACCACCCTCCACTGCCGCCCAAGCTGAGCTCACCCGGAGTACACCCAGAACGCCGCCCTTGTGACGGCACCTGACGCCGCCCCGCTTCATAGGGTGCTCTAAAGTTCCGCCTATGTCCGAACAACCCTATGACATCCTGATCGTGGGTGGAGGCTTCGCGGGGTTCCCTCCGGGCCGTGCAATCTACTCGTCCAACTCGGTATTGATCGCGTCCAAAATGCTTTCTCCATAGGCCTCAATCCGCTTCGCCCCTAAACCGGGTAAGCCGATCAGTTCAGCCATCGTCCGTGGCAGGCGAGTGGCCAACGCTGTCAATGTGGCGTTTGGGAAAACCACATACGCGGCATATCCCGTTTCGCGGGCCAATTCGCGCCGCAGCTCTTGCAAGGCCACCAGAACCACCGGGTGCGGCTGAGGCCCTGAGGCCTCGACGGGGACACTCGGCTCCACCTGCGCCACCAGGGGGGCAATCACCTCCGGTACTCGCACGACCTCGACTTCGGGAGCCACAGGTTCGACGGGCAGCGGGAGGGGCGGGTCTGGGGATTCCAGCGTCACCTCCAGCAGCTCGGGCAGCACCGCCTTCTCTTGGGATGCTGGCCGCACGTCCTGTCCCCCTGATCCAACCCGGGGCGCGGCCAGCGTCTCCCAGGTCACGTCCTGGGGCACCAAGCCGAACTCGTGTGCCTGTACGGTCCCGCGCGGCCGCCGTTGCTCCTCGTGGACCCCAGAGCGCACGATCCGCAGCACCTCTGACCCGTATTCCGCCAGCCGGCGCTCCCCGATCCCGCTGACTGTGCCCAGCGTGTGCAGGCTGCCCGGCCGCAACTCCGCGACGGCCTTCAAGGTCGCGTCGCTGAAGATCACGTACGGCGGTACCTTCAGTTGCCCGGCGCGCTCTGCCCGCCATGCCCGCAAGGCCAGGAACAGTGGCCGGTCATGTGCGCCGATCGCCACCCGCGTCGCCTGCGCGCGCTCCCGCTTGGGTGCCCGAGGCTTCACGGTGTCCTCGCGCAAGAGCAGCCGCACCTCCCCGCGCAGGATGCCCCGCGCCCGCCCGGTCACCGTCAGGCCCTGATACGGCCCGGCCGTCAGGTATCCCAGGCTCACCAGCTGCCGCAGCACACTGCGCCAGACCTTCACGTCATGCCCCTGACCCACCCCATAGGTCGGGAGCTGCCGGTGCCGCTTGTTCTTGTCGTTGTCCTTCCCCAGCAGGATGTCCGTCAAGTACGCCGACCCGTATCGGTTCCCCGTCCGAATCGCCGCCGAGAGCGCCATCTGTGCCTCCTGCGTCATGTCCCGCACCGTGGGCGGGTTCAGGCACACGTCGCAGTTCCCGCACGGCTCTGGAAGCGTCTCGCCGAAGTAGGAAAGCAACAACTGCCGCCGGCATGTCGCGGCCTCGCAATAGGTCAGCAGGGCGTCGAGCTTCCCTGCCTCGATGCGTTTCACGTCCTCAGGTGCGTCACTATCTGCGAGCATCCGGCGTACGTTCACCACGTCGGCCAGCCCGTAGACCATCCACGCGGTACTCGGCAGGCCGTCGCGTCCGGCGCGACCCGTCTCCTGGTAGTAGCCCTCCATGCTCTTGGGCAGGTCGAGGTGCGCCACGAAGCGCACGTTCGGCTTGTCGATGCCCATGCCGAAGGCCACCGTGGCGACCACGATCAGCCCTTCCTCGTTCAGGAAGCGCTCCTGCGCCCAGCTGCGCTCCTGCGGCGGCATCCCCGCATGGTACGCCACCACCGGCAGGCCCTGCTCCTGAAGCCACTGCGCTGTTTCCTCCACCGACCGCCGGGACAGGCAGTAGATCACCCCAGCATCGCCCAGGTGCTCCGCCTGGATAAAGTCCAGGAGTTGCTGCCGGGGACTGGTCTTGTCCGCCACCCGGTACTGGATGTTCGGCCGGTCGAAGCTGGAGACGAACTCCGGCGCCCGCTGCAGGCCCAGCACCTGTCGGATGTCCGCCCGGGTCCGGTCATCGGCCGTCGCCGTCAGGGCAATCCGGGGCACCTCGGGAAACTCGGTGGTCAGGACGCTGAGCTGCTGGTACTCCGGCCGGAAGTCATGCCCCCACTGGGAGACACAGTGCGCCTCGTCGACCGCAAACAGGGCAATCTGCGCCCGGTGCAGCAGCTCCAGCGTGCGGGGCAGGAGGAGCCGCTCCGGGGCGATGTAGAGCAGATCCAGCCGCCCTGTCAGGACGGCCTGCTCGACCGTCCGGGCCGCCGTGGGGGAGAGGGTCGAGTTTAAGTAGGCCGCCCGCACGCCCAGCTGGCGCAGGGTATCCACCTGGTCCTTCATCAGCGCGATCAGCGGGGAAACGACGATGCCCACCCCAGGGCGCAGGAGGCTGGGGAGCTGGTAACACAGGCTCTTGCCCCCGCCGGTCGGCATGAGCACGAGCGCGTGCCCCCCCTCGGCGACCGTGCGCACGATGTCACCCTGCACGCCCCGAAATTCGTTGTACCCCCAGACCCGTTGCAGGACTTCCAACGCCTGGGGCAGCACGGTCGCCGTCATTCCTTCCAGTCTACTGCGTTCTGCCTGGAACAGAACCCTGGCCGAAGGCACAAACCGCCCTCTAGCGCGCACATCCCGTTGACAGGTCACCCCAAGAACACGCACCCTATGGCCTCCAGATGA
This window contains:
- the recQ gene encoding DNA helicase RecQ, with translation MTATVLPQALEVLQRVWGYNEFRGVQGDIVRTVAEGGHALVLMPTGGGKSLCYQLPSLLRPGVGIVVSPLIALMKDQVDTLRQLGVRAAYLNSTLSPTAARTVEQAVLTGRLDLLYIAPERLLLPRTLELLHRAQIALFAVDEAHCVSQWGHDFRPEYQQLSVLTTEFPEVPRIALTATADDRTRADIRQVLGLQRAPEFVSSFDRPNIQYRVADKTSPRQQLLDFIQAEHLGDAGVIYCLSRRSVEETAQWLQEQGLPVVAYHAGMPPQERSWAQERFLNEEGLIVVATVAFGMGIDKPNVRFVAHLDLPKSMEGYYQETGRAGRDGLPSTAWMVYGLADVVNVRRMLADSDAPEDVKRIEAGKLDALLTYCEAATCRRQLLLSYFGETLPEPCGNCDVCLNPPTVRDMTQEAQMALSAAIRTGNRYGSAYLTDILLGKDNDKNKRHRQLPTYGVGQGHDVKVWRSVLRQLVSLGYLTAGPYQGLTVTGRARGILRGEVRLLLREDTVKPRAPKRERAQATRVAIGAHDRPLFLALRAWRAERAGQLKVPPYVIFSDATLKAVAELRPGSLHTLGTVSGIGERRLAEYGSEVLRIVRSGVHEEQRRPRGTVQAHEFGLVPQDVTWETLAAPRVGSGGQDVRPASQEKAVLPELLEVTLESPDPPLPLPVEPVAPEVEVVRVPEVIAPLVAQVEPSVPVEASGPQPHPVVLVALQELRRELARETGYAAYVVFPNATLTALATRLPRTMAELIGLPGLGAKRIEAYGESILDAINTELDE